The following are from one region of the Hyphomicrobium album genome:
- the bcsS gene encoding cellulose biosynthesis protein BcsS has protein sequence MAGASLKSVQRWLTAMTIAVGILFSTPLVAQAEPATPGWREVWTGVDASSHVWLLYGGVTVAPHSDIFSEGVRLRVAGGYGGYTYEGERRGQLQAFNARTAYAEALVGYYKQFGPLFAKGFVGVAAIEHDVDPIDPENPVQGQEVGPKVVAEFWLNMGSSAWSQVDLSWTSAHQTAAARLRAGYRIWGDLSVGPEGGLNSNDLGEDARAGLFARYAWAGGEFSLAGGFAGRFLEDAQSLKDPYANANLLMQF, from the coding sequence ATGGCGGGGGCGTCTCTCAAAAGCGTGCAGCGCTGGCTGACGGCGATGACGATCGCCGTCGGAATTCTGTTTTCGACACCGCTGGTAGCGCAAGCCGAGCCTGCCACACCAGGATGGCGCGAGGTGTGGACGGGCGTCGATGCCAGCAGCCACGTCTGGCTGCTCTACGGTGGCGTGACCGTGGCCCCGCACAGCGACATCTTCAGCGAAGGCGTGCGTTTGCGGGTCGCCGGCGGATACGGCGGCTACACCTATGAGGGCGAGCGACGCGGCCAGTTGCAGGCGTTCAACGCGAGGACGGCCTACGCCGAGGCGCTGGTGGGCTACTACAAACAGTTCGGGCCGCTGTTCGCCAAGGGCTTCGTCGGCGTCGCCGCGATCGAGCATGACGTCGACCCGATTGATCCGGAAAATCCTGTGCAGGGCCAGGAGGTTGGGCCAAAGGTCGTCGCCGAGTTCTGGCTCAACATGGGGAGCTCGGCCTGGTCGCAGGTCGACCTGTCGTGGACCAGCGCGCACCAAACCGCCGCCGCACGCCTGCGGGCCGGCTACCGCATTTGGGGCGACCTCTCCGTCGGCCCGGAAGGCGGCCTAAATTCCAATGACTTAGGCGAGGACGCGCGGGCCGGGCTCTTCGCCCGCTACGCTTGGGCGGGTGGGGAATTCTCGCTCGCCGGGGGCTTTGCGGGGCGGTTTCTCGAGGACGCCCAGTCGCTCAAAGACCCCTACGCCAACGCCAACTTGCTGATGCAGTTCTAA
- a CDS encoding ABC transporter ATP-binding protein: MSEAPVLEAIDIVKELGSGAGKVRAVKGASLTLVPGELTLLMGPSGSGKTTLLSILGCILTPTSGVLRVAGTSTDRLSAEELAHLRRQHMGFIFQSYNLFPTLTALENVRIALDVRGQKGFAAANRAEEVLRDVGLAYRLKSYPGNLSGGEQQRVAVARAIASSPSIVLADEPTAALDGENGHAVMALLARIAKEQHRSVLAVTHDPRTLSYADRVVRIEDGRIVGEERRPEGLDAPEIADLTKRRKAHA; this comes from the coding sequence ATGAGCGAAGCGCCCGTCCTCGAAGCCATCGACATCGTCAAGGAGCTGGGCTCCGGCGCTGGCAAGGTGCGCGCCGTGAAGGGCGCCAGCCTCACCCTAGTGCCCGGCGAGCTGACGCTTCTCATGGGGCCGTCGGGCTCCGGCAAGACCACGCTCTTGTCGATCCTCGGCTGCATCCTGACGCCCACCTCCGGCGTCCTGCGCGTCGCCGGTACCTCCACCGACCGGCTCAGCGCCGAGGAGCTGGCGCACCTGCGCCGGCAGCACATGGGCTTCATCTTCCAGTCCTATAACCTGTTCCCCACGCTCACCGCGCTGGAGAACGTGCGCATCGCGCTCGACGTGCGCGGGCAGAAGGGCTTCGCCGCCGCCAACCGCGCCGAGGAAGTGCTGCGCGACGTCGGCCTCGCCTACCGCCTCAAGAGCTACCCCGGCAACCTCTCGGGTGGTGAGCAGCAGCGCGTGGCCGTCGCCCGCGCCATCGCCTCCTCGCCATCCATCGTGCTGGCCGACGAGCCGACCGCCGCGCTCGACGGCGAGAACGGCCACGCAGTGATGGCGCTGCTCGCGCGCATCGCCAAGGAGCAGCACCGCAGCGTCCTGGCGGTCACCCACGATCCGCGCACGCTCAGCTACGCGGACCGCGTCGTGCGCATTGAGGACGGACGTATTGTCGGCGAAGAGCGCCGCCCAGAGGGCCTCGATGCCCCGGAAATTGCAGATCTTACAAAGAGACGGAAGGCCCATGCTTAA
- a CDS encoding efflux RND transporter periplasmic adaptor subunit: MKRLLIIVVVLAGAAGAGAFLAPHFAPKLVPYLTAFSEGHAAREAEDDKVSAAAPPPAVSVVKAAQADFTELVVVSGSLVPRDEILVAPEVEGFRVLELMVDEGDRVKKGAVLATLVQESLDAQLAQNEASVARAEATISQKRSQIAEMTAKVAEAAANFERAKPLKNSGYVSGITYDQREAAAKTTAAQLQAAEDGLKLAEAEKKQVEAQRRELNWRLTNTKVTAPSDGLVSRRTARIGGMASGAGEPMFRIVARGEVELDAEVIETELGKIAAGQKARVDVAGVGVDGLVRLVSPEVDKLTRLGRVRIFLGTDPRLRIGAFGRGTVSSAKSHGLGVPSSAVIFDTSGTFVQVVRDGRVARRDVDTGLIAGGLVEIRSGLNEGDVVVARSGTFLRDGDAVRTVLPDSKISEAN; this comes from the coding sequence ATGAAGCGTCTGCTCATCATTGTCGTGGTACTGGCCGGCGCTGCGGGTGCAGGCGCCTTCCTCGCCCCGCACTTCGCGCCGAAGCTCGTCCCCTATCTGACCGCCTTCAGCGAGGGCCACGCCGCGCGCGAGGCGGAGGACGACAAAGTCAGCGCCGCAGCACCGCCGCCGGCCGTGTCCGTCGTGAAGGCAGCGCAAGCCGACTTCACCGAGCTGGTCGTCGTATCGGGCTCGCTCGTACCGCGCGATGAGATCCTCGTTGCACCCGAGGTCGAGGGCTTCCGCGTCCTCGAGCTGATGGTCGATGAGGGCGACCGCGTGAAGAAGGGCGCCGTTCTGGCGACGCTCGTGCAGGAATCGCTCGACGCGCAGCTGGCGCAAAACGAAGCATCGGTGGCGCGCGCCGAAGCAACGATCTCGCAGAAGCGCAGCCAGATCGCCGAGATGACGGCAAAGGTCGCCGAGGCGGCGGCCAACTTCGAGCGGGCCAAGCCGCTGAAGAATTCCGGCTATGTCTCCGGTATCACCTACGACCAGCGCGAGGCGGCGGCGAAGACCACCGCAGCCCAGCTGCAGGCCGCAGAGGACGGATTGAAGCTCGCCGAGGCCGAGAAGAAGCAGGTCGAGGCGCAGCGGCGCGAGCTCAACTGGCGTCTTACGAACACCAAGGTCACCGCCCCTTCCGACGGTCTCGTCAGCCGGCGCACAGCGCGCATCGGCGGCATGGCCTCGGGTGCCGGCGAACCGATGTTCCGCATCGTGGCGCGGGGCGAGGTGGAGCTCGACGCCGAAGTGATCGAAACGGAGCTCGGCAAGATCGCCGCCGGCCAGAAGGCGCGCGTGGACGTCGCCGGCGTCGGCGTCGATGGCCTCGTGCGCCTCGTGTCGCCGGAAGTCGACAAGCTGACGCGTCTCGGCCGGGTACGCATTTTCCTCGGCACCGATCCGCGCTTGCGCATTGGCGCATTCGGGCGCGGCACCGTCTCCTCTGCCAAGAGCCACGGGCTCGGCGTGCCTTCGTCGGCGGTGATCTTCGATACCAGCGGCACCTTCGTGCAGGTCGTTCGCGACGGCCGCGTTGCCCGCCGCGACGTCGACACCGGCCTCATTGCAGGCGGTCTCGTCGAGATCCGCAGCGGCCTCAATGAAGGCGACGTCGTCGTGGCCCGCTCCGGCACCTTCCTGCGCGACGGCGACGCCGTGCGGACGGTGCTGCCCGATTCCAAGATCAGCGAGGCCAACTAA
- a CDS encoding DUF2147 domain-containing protein: MRHDLPPRSSPKTRASQALASLVLALSAGAANAAPPLETGVWINHTGKGAVEIRPCGQTGASAKALCGFIVWLKEPNKKNGEPLTDGYNPDPAKRKRTICGLPVLGSLQRVSEGWDNGWVYDPEQGAQFDAAIVAGRERLILTGYKGVKFFSKTFNWRRAPADLPRCDQNKQAQGAPQGIVKKAAVGPLPQLIAPRPVPAVRPPVVE, translated from the coding sequence ATGCGTCATGATCTTCCCCCCCGGAGCAGCCCGAAAACACGGGCGTCTCAAGCGCTTGCGTCCCTGGTTCTGGCCCTGAGCGCGGGTGCGGCCAACGCCGCGCCACCCCTCGAAACCGGCGTCTGGATCAACCACACCGGCAAGGGCGCGGTCGAGATCCGGCCTTGCGGACAAACCGGTGCTAGCGCCAAAGCTCTGTGCGGCTTCATCGTCTGGTTGAAGGAGCCGAACAAGAAGAACGGCGAGCCCCTCACCGACGGCTACAATCCCGACCCGGCGAAGCGCAAGCGGACGATCTGCGGCCTTCCCGTACTCGGCTCACTGCAGCGCGTAAGCGAAGGCTGGGACAACGGGTGGGTCTACGATCCCGAGCAGGGCGCCCAATTCGACGCCGCTATCGTCGCCGGCCGCGAGCGCCTGATTCTGACGGGCTACAAGGGCGTCAAGTTCTTCTCCAAGACGTTCAACTGGCGCCGGGCTCCCGCAGACCTGCCGCGCTGCGATCAGAACAAGCAGGCGCAGGGTGCGCCGCAAGGCATCGTGAAGAAGGCTGCCGTCGGCCCGCTTCCGCAGCTCATCGCCCCGCGCCCCGTACCGGCTGTCCGGCCTCCAGTGGTCGAATAG
- a CDS encoding HlyD family secretion protein has protein sequence MLKKVNPTVITLGIAGILAVAVGFYVNSVSWGPIAEEKTTQAASTDNGAKPANSNNNQTTAAAMQPTWAASATGRVEPKSGEVRVTAEVGGRIVDIPVNLNDQVKNGDLLVRLDDDDAITKVVGANAEAQVRVRERNEEDARGLQLERRNAEDAVAAAERSVFGAQQEFDDALDQKRNHNGAQDAVDKGRTKLEDARKKLADERANLASVNAKSGMPLPTRLEAALTVARAELTGAELGVEHTRIRAPFDGTVLNVIAKEGEVAAPSPENTLVIYGDLSTMKVRAEVEERDAAKIRVGQRVIVRADAYPEQDFEGKVTSIAQSLSPPNIQSRGPRRPNDVEVLEAVVDLEGAPPLLTGMRVDVFFKLDATASTK, from the coding sequence ATGCTTAAAAAGGTCAATCCCACGGTCATCACGCTCGGCATCGCCGGCATCCTTGCGGTTGCCGTCGGCTTCTACGTCAACAGCGTCAGCTGGGGGCCGATCGCCGAGGAGAAGACCACCCAGGCGGCGTCGACCGATAACGGCGCCAAGCCGGCGAACAGCAACAACAACCAGACGACCGCCGCCGCCATGCAGCCGACGTGGGCCGCTTCGGCCACCGGCCGCGTCGAGCCCAAGAGCGGCGAGGTGCGTGTCACCGCCGAGGTCGGCGGCCGCATCGTCGACATTCCCGTCAACCTCAACGACCAGGTGAAGAACGGCGATCTGCTCGTCCGCCTCGACGACGACGACGCCATCACCAAGGTCGTCGGTGCCAACGCCGAAGCCCAGGTGCGTGTGCGCGAGCGCAACGAGGAAGACGCGCGCGGCCTGCAGCTCGAGCGTCGTAACGCCGAGGATGCCGTCGCCGCCGCCGAGCGCTCCGTGTTCGGCGCGCAGCAGGAGTTCGACGACGCCCTCGACCAGAAGCGCAACCACAACGGCGCCCAGGATGCGGTCGACAAGGGGCGCACCAAGCTCGAGGACGCCCGCAAGAAGCTCGCCGACGAGCGCGCCAATCTCGCTTCCGTGAACGCCAAGTCGGGCATGCCGCTGCCGACCCGGCTCGAGGCCGCCCTCACGGTCGCCCGCGCCGAGCTGACCGGCGCCGAGCTCGGCGTCGAGCACACGCGCATCCGCGCGCCGTTCGACGGCACCGTGCTCAACGTCATCGCCAAGGAGGGCGAGGTCGCCGCGCCATCGCCGGAGAACACGCTCGTCATCTACGGCGACTTGAGCACCATGAAGGTGCGCGCCGAGGTCGAGGAGCGCGACGCCGCCAAGATCCGCGTCGGCCAGCGCGTCATCGTCCGCGCCGACGCCTATCCGGAGCAGGACTTCGAGGGCAAGGTGACGTCCATCGCCCAGTCGCTGTCGCCGCCCAACATCCAGTCGCGCGGCCCCCGTCGTCCCAACGACGTCGAGGTGCTGGAGGCGGTCGTCGACCTCGAGGGCGCCCCGCCGCTGCTGACCGGCATGCGCGTCGACGTGTTCTTCAAGCTCGATGCTACGGCCTCGACGAAGTAA
- a CDS encoding ABC transporter permease — MILTLAFRNLFHDRIRLAVTLVGILFSIVLVAVQLGLYLGASKMITDNIDHAKADLWITVYGAKSFEDGGMLLTSRERHQALATPGVKAVIPLIVRFAEWRKPAGGSTRVVIVGSDAEDGGLEPFNLVQGTWEDIKSPEAVAIDKSYFNELGVKGIGDTAQVQNSRVRIRALTDGVRSFTQAPYTYVPLNRARSIFGDSDGVTFYLVQLQPGANVEKVRHDLQGRLEGAEVLTQGEFRDRSLKQWLFRTGAGVALIGGALLGSLVGTVIVAQTLYSSTKDHLGEFATLRALGSSSGYIHQVILAQAGISAVVGYALGISIALTILVFSRNTALPMVMTPGLAFWLFTLTVGMCAISALSAIVKVTKIDPATVFNR; from the coding sequence ATGATCCTGACGCTTGCCTTTCGTAATCTGTTTCATGACCGCATCCGGTTGGCGGTCACGCTCGTCGGCATTTTGTTTTCGATCGTTCTGGTCGCTGTGCAACTCGGGCTGTATCTCGGCGCGAGCAAGATGATCACGGACAATATCGATCACGCGAAAGCCGATCTGTGGATCACCGTCTACGGCGCCAAAAGCTTTGAGGACGGCGGCATGCTGCTGACCTCGCGCGAGCGCCATCAGGCCCTGGCTACGCCGGGCGTCAAAGCCGTGATCCCGCTGATCGTGCGCTTCGCCGAATGGCGCAAGCCCGCGGGCGGCTCGACGCGCGTGGTCATCGTCGGCAGCGACGCGGAGGACGGCGGTCTCGAGCCGTTCAACCTGGTGCAGGGCACTTGGGAGGACATCAAGTCACCCGAGGCCGTGGCCATCGACAAGAGCTACTTCAACGAGCTCGGCGTCAAGGGTATCGGCGATACCGCCCAGGTACAGAACAGCCGTGTCCGCATCCGCGCCCTCACCGACGGCGTCCGCTCCTTCACCCAGGCGCCCTACACCTACGTGCCGCTCAACCGGGCGCGCAGCATCTTCGGCGACTCCGACGGCGTGACGTTCTACCTCGTCCAGCTGCAGCCCGGCGCCAATGTCGAGAAGGTCCGCCACGACCTGCAGGGGCGCCTCGAAGGCGCCGAGGTGCTCACCCAAGGGGAATTCCGCGACCGCAGCCTGAAGCAGTGGCTGTTCCGTACCGGCGCCGGCGTGGCGCTGATCGGCGGCGCTCTGCTCGGCAGCCTCGTCGGCACCGTCATCGTGGCGCAGACCCTCTATTCGAGCACAAAGGACCATTTGGGCGAGTTTGCCACCCTGCGTGCGCTGGGTTCATCATCGGGATATATTCACCAGGTTATCCTGGCCCAGGCGGGCATCAGCGCCGTCGTCGGCTATGCTCTCGGCATCTCGATTGCACTCACCATCCTGGTGTTCAGTAGGAACACCGCCTTGCCCATGGTGATGACGCCGGGCTTGGCGTTCTGGCTATTCACACTGACCGTCGGCATGTGCGCCATCTCGGCGCTGTCGGCGATCGTCAAGGTCACGAAGATCGATCCTGCAACGGTATTCAACAGATGA
- a CDS encoding TetR/AcrR family transcriptional regulator has product MPKLKPATQRARREHILDAAEFCFARAGFHRTTMQDICKEASISPGALYVYFNSKEDLIAGLAERDRSEFAERFAEVSAAPDFMEALSKLGDHYFREEPAHRRIMCLEIGVESTRNPRVGEIYRAVDRFVEESFEKLFARLAAEGRIHPDLDIPTLTKVFSMIGDGLFMRRALDPNFDTDKLVPAAMSVIGRLLNAGAPAPQQTIEKKDRQ; this is encoded by the coding sequence ATGCCGAAACTGAAACCAGCGACCCAGCGCGCCCGCCGCGAGCACATCCTCGACGCCGCCGAGTTTTGCTTCGCGCGCGCCGGCTTCCATCGCACCACCATGCAGGACATCTGCAAGGAGGCGTCGATCAGCCCCGGCGCGCTCTACGTCTACTTCAACTCGAAGGAAGACCTGATCGCCGGCCTCGCCGAGCGCGATCGCTCCGAGTTCGCCGAGCGCTTCGCCGAGGTGTCGGCCGCCCCCGACTTCATGGAGGCGCTGTCGAAGCTCGGCGACCATTACTTCCGCGAAGAGCCCGCCCACCGCCGTATCATGTGTCTGGAGATCGGCGTGGAGTCGACGCGCAATCCGCGCGTCGGCGAGATCTATCGCGCGGTCGATCGCTTCGTCGAGGAGAGCTTCGAGAAGCTGTTCGCCAGGCTCGCTGCCGAAGGACGCATCCATCCCGATCTCGACATCCCGACGCTGACCAAGGTGTTCTCGATGATCGGCGACGGCCTGTTCATGCGCCGCGCGCTCGATCCCAACTTCGACACCGACAAGCTCGTGCCGGCCGCCATGTCGGTCATCGGCAGGCTGCTCAATGCCGGCGCGCCCGCGCCTCAACAGACCATCGAAAAGAAAGACCGCCAATGA
- a CDS encoding alpha/beta hydrolase — MKNSEKMKAAWGSIFVPGGRNGVLLVHSLGGSPIELKFVAHTLAQLGYTVYCPLLPGLAGGTDVSGLSSWQDWYAALEKAHDELTQQCDAVIVGGMSAGSMLALRLAALRPEKIHGLMLFSPTLWPNGWAIPWYFSLFRLVNDKWAARLFKFRARAPHGIKDDRLRSFILDSVQSEADSIEDLFARGGGLVLEFRRLVRNVKPLLGKIKQHALVFHPRNDDQSDLSNAMLLQRKLAGIVETVILDDCYHMVTLDRQRPVVMERVKEFADRLTTRLDKVRAEEAVVAATDAQQSKGRGEGRGATT, encoded by the coding sequence ATGAAAAACAGCGAGAAAATGAAGGCAGCTTGGGGTAGCATTTTTGTTCCGGGGGGACGCAATGGCGTACTGCTCGTACACAGCCTCGGCGGCTCACCTATCGAGCTGAAGTTCGTAGCCCACACTCTGGCCCAGCTTGGCTACACCGTTTATTGCCCGCTTCTCCCCGGCCTCGCCGGCGGCACCGACGTTTCCGGGCTATCCAGCTGGCAAGACTGGTACGCGGCGCTCGAGAAGGCGCACGACGAGCTGACCCAGCAGTGCGATGCGGTGATCGTCGGCGGCATGTCGGCCGGCAGCATGTTGGCGCTGCGTCTTGCCGCGCTGCGACCGGAGAAGATCCACGGCCTGATGCTGTTCTCACCGACGCTCTGGCCGAATGGCTGGGCGATCCCGTGGTACTTCAGCCTGTTCCGCCTCGTGAACGACAAGTGGGCAGCGCGCCTTTTCAAGTTCCGCGCCCGCGCCCCGCACGGCATCAAGGATGATCGCCTGCGCAGCTTCATTCTCGACAGCGTGCAGTCGGAAGCGGATTCCATCGAGGACCTGTTCGCCCGCGGTGGCGGCCTCGTGCTCGAGTTCCGCCGGCTCGTGCGCAACGTCAAGCCGCTGCTCGGCAAGATCAAGCAGCACGCGCTGGTGTTTCACCCGCGCAACGACGACCAGAGCGATCTGTCGAACGCGATGCTCCTGCAGCGCAAGCTCGCCGGCATCGTTGAGACCGTAATCCTCGACGACTGCTACCACATGGTCACGCTCGACCGGCAGCGCCCCGTTGTCATGGAGCGCGTCAAGGAGTTCGCCGACCGCCTCACGACGCGCCTCGACAAGGTGCGCGCCGAGGAGGCCGTCGTTGCCGCCACCGATGCGCAGCAGAGCAAAGGTCGGGGAGAAGGACGCGGCGCAACGACCTGA
- a CDS encoding efflux RND transporter permease subunit, translated as MRLNISAWSIRRPVPAIVLFAVLTLLGVISFMTMPVTRFPNIDIPLVSITVVQSGAAPAELETQVTKEVEDSVANITGVKHIVSTVTDGQSMTLIEFRLEVNQDRALNDVKDAIDKIRLQLPRDINEPIVQRIDVEGQSILTFAASSPGMTLEQLSWHVDDVIKRQLQGLKGVGRVERYGGVDREIRILLDPDRLLALGITAAEVNNQVRATNVDLGGGRGEVGGQEQAIRTLAGARRVEELAETKILLPGGRQVRLSDLGRVIDDAEEQRSFARLSGEPVVTFSVFRSKGSSELSVADVVNAKLAELEKQYPDVRLTKIDDAVAYTRGNYHSAMETLIEGAVLAVLVVLVFLRNLRATLIAAVALPLSAIPTFWAMDLMGFSLNLVSLLGITLVTGILVDDAIVEIENIVRHMRTGKSPYRAAVEAADEIGLAVIAISLTIVAIFSPVSFMGGIAGQYFRQFGLTVAIAVLISLLVARLITPMMAAYLMRPIKEEHEGNGFVMRAYVGFLRATLKVRYLTLVVGLGLFAGSIYATTLLPTGFMPDEDTSRVVVSVELPPGSTLENTRTTTDTMGKVLKTIPEVKSVFVLGGATPTGGLDIRKASLFVNLVPKTERDLPQKTIKSIISSKLSSVADSRAWYVNERGERELSFSMLSRDGEELNDAVRKLEGALRQVPGFTNVAADAAIDRPELRVVPKFDAAARLGVAPSKIAETIRVATIGDIDANLAKFNAGDRLIPIRVQIAENARTDMQRLKNLRVTNTTGTAIPLAAVADVNFGRGPSAINRYDRERRALIGVDLETRYAMSGGRETFLKVFEEQKLPPSVRLQASGDAEIQDEVATGFMTAMGTGLMIVFGVLVLLFGSVAQPVTILISLPLSFGGVVLALLATNNSVSMPVYIGLLMLMGIVTKNAIMLVDFAVEEVAKGIPRFEAVIDAGRKRARPIVMTTLAMVAGMVPSAMALGDGGEFRAPMAIAVIGGLLVSTVLSLVFVPSFYTVMDDIGRLVWWIFGRFIGPTDESPEYLAEQLQQQRQHSPAPAHPAPAE; from the coding sequence ATGCGCCTCAATATCTCGGCATGGTCGATCCGCCGGCCGGTGCCGGCGATCGTGCTGTTCGCGGTGCTGACCTTGCTCGGCGTCATCAGCTTCATGACAATGCCGGTGACGCGCTTCCCGAACATCGATATCCCGCTCGTCTCCATCACCGTCGTCCAGTCGGGTGCGGCGCCGGCCGAGCTCGAAACGCAGGTCACGAAAGAGGTCGAGGACTCCGTCGCCAACATCACCGGCGTCAAGCACATCGTCTCGACGGTGACCGACGGCCAGTCGATGACCCTCATCGAGTTCCGGCTCGAGGTGAACCAGGACCGGGCGCTCAACGACGTCAAAGACGCGATCGACAAGATCCGCCTGCAGCTGCCGCGCGACATCAACGAGCCGATCGTGCAGCGCATCGACGTCGAGGGGCAGTCGATCCTCACGTTCGCCGCGTCTTCACCCGGCATGACGCTGGAGCAGCTCTCTTGGCACGTCGACGACGTGATCAAGCGCCAGTTGCAAGGCCTCAAAGGCGTCGGCCGCGTCGAGCGCTATGGCGGCGTCGACCGCGAGATCCGTATCCTGCTCGATCCCGATCGCCTGCTGGCACTCGGCATTACCGCCGCCGAGGTCAACAACCAGGTGCGCGCCACCAACGTCGACCTAGGCGGTGGCCGCGGCGAGGTGGGCGGCCAGGAGCAGGCAATCCGCACGCTCGCCGGCGCCCGCCGTGTCGAGGAGCTTGCCGAGACGAAGATCCTTCTTCCGGGCGGCAGGCAAGTGCGCCTGTCCGATCTCGGACGCGTCATCGACGACGCCGAGGAGCAGCGCTCGTTTGCGCGCCTGAGCGGCGAGCCGGTGGTGACGTTCTCGGTGTTCCGCTCCAAGGGCTCGAGCGAGCTATCGGTGGCCGACGTCGTCAACGCCAAATTGGCGGAGCTGGAGAAACAGTACCCCGACGTGCGGCTCACCAAGATCGACGACGCCGTCGCCTATACCCGGGGCAACTATCACTCGGCCATGGAGACGCTGATCGAAGGCGCGGTGCTCGCCGTGCTGGTCGTGCTCGTCTTCCTGCGCAATTTGCGCGCCACGCTCATTGCCGCGGTGGCGTTGCCCCTGTCAGCCATCCCCACGTTCTGGGCGATGGACTTGATGGGCTTCTCGCTCAACCTCGTCAGCCTGCTCGGCATCACGCTCGTCACCGGCATTCTCGTCGACGACGCCATCGTCGAGATCGAGAACATCGTGCGCCACATGCGCACCGGTAAGTCGCCGTATCGCGCCGCCGTCGAGGCCGCCGACGAGATCGGCCTCGCGGTGATCGCGATCTCGCTCACCATCGTGGCGATCTTCTCGCCCGTGTCGTTCATGGGCGGCATCGCCGGGCAGTATTTCCGGCAGTTCGGGCTGACCGTCGCCATCGCCGTGCTGATCTCCCTCCTCGTGGCACGCCTCATCACGCCGATGATGGCCGCCTATCTCATGCGCCCCATTAAAGAGGAGCATGAAGGCAACGGGTTCGTCATGCGTGCCTACGTCGGCTTCCTGCGTGCGACGCTGAAGGTGCGCTACCTGACGCTCGTCGTCGGCCTCGGACTGTTTGCCGGCTCCATCTATGCGACGACGCTACTGCCGACCGGATTCATGCCCGACGAGGATACCTCGCGCGTCGTCGTCTCCGTCGAATTGCCCCCCGGCTCGACGCTCGAGAACACGCGCACGACCACGGACACGATGGGCAAGGTGTTGAAGACCATCCCGGAGGTGAAAAGCGTGTTCGTGCTCGGGGGCGCGACACCGACCGGCGGCCTCGACATCCGCAAGGCGTCGCTGTTCGTGAATCTCGTGCCGAAGACCGAGCGCGACCTGCCGCAGAAGACGATCAAATCGATCATTTCCAGCAAGCTGTCGAGCGTGGCCGACTCGCGCGCCTGGTACGTGAACGAGCGCGGCGAGCGCGAGCTGTCGTTCTCCATGCTGTCACGCGACGGCGAGGAGCTGAACGACGCCGTCCGCAAGCTGGAAGGGGCGCTGCGGCAGGTGCCGGGCTTCACCAACGTCGCGGCCGACGCGGCGATCGACCGACCGGAGCTGCGCGTCGTGCCGAAGTTCGACGCGGCGGCTCGGCTCGGCGTGGCGCCGAGCAAGATCGCGGAGACGATCCGCGTCGCCACCATCGGCGACATCGACGCCAACCTCGCCAAGTTCAATGCCGGCGACCGCCTCATACCGATCCGCGTGCAGATCGCCGAGAACGCGCGCACCGACATGCAGCGCCTGAAGAACCTGCGGGTGACCAATACGACCGGCACGGCGATCCCGCTTGCCGCGGTGGCCGACGTCAACTTCGGCCGCGGGCCGAGCGCGATCAACCGCTACGATCGCGAGCGCCGCGCTCTCATCGGCGTCGACCTCGAGACGCGCTACGCCATGTCGGGCGGACGCGAGACGTTCCTCAAGGTGTTCGAGGAGCAGAAGCTACCGCCCAGCGTGCGCCTGCAGGCCTCGGGCGACGCCGAGATCCAGGACGAGGTGGCGACCGGCTTCATGACCGCCATGGGCACCGGCCTGATGATCGTGTTCGGCGTGCTGGTGCTGCTGTTCGGCAGCGTCGCGCAGCCGGTGACGATCCTCATATCGCTACCGTTGTCGTTCGGCGGCGTGGTGCTGGCGCTGCTGGCGACGAACAACTCGGTCAGCATGCCGGTGTACATCGGCCTGTTGATGCTCATGGGCATCGTGACCAAGAACGCCATCATGCTCGTCGATTTCGCGGTCGAGGAAGTGGCGAAGGGCATTCCGCGGTTCGAGGCGGTGATCGACGCCGGCCGCAAGCGCGCCCGGCCGATCGTGATGACGACGCTCGCCATGGTCGCCGGCATGGTGCCCAGCGCCATGGCGCTCGGCGACGGCGGCGAGTTCCGCGCGCCGATGGCAATCGCGGTGATCGGCGGCCTGCTCGTGTCGACCGTGCTGTCGCTGGTGTTCGTGCCGTCGTTCTACACCGTGATGGACGACATCGGCCGCTTGGTGTGGTGGATCTTCGGGCGGTTCATCGGCCCGACCGACGAGTCGCCGGAGTATTTGGCGGAGCAGCTACAGCAACAGCGGCAGCATTCTCCCGCGCCGGCGCATCCCGCTCCCGCTGAGTGA